A stretch of Elephas maximus indicus isolate mEleMax1 chromosome 20, mEleMax1 primary haplotype, whole genome shotgun sequence DNA encodes these proteins:
- the CCK gene encoding cholecystokinin, whose protein sequence is MNNGVRLCVLMAVLAAGALVQPAPPADPAGPGVQRAEEAPRRPLRAVQRVDGEPRAHLGALLARYIQQARKVPSGRMSIIKNLQGLDPSHRISDRDYMGWMDFGRRSAEEYEYPS, encoded by the exons ATGAATAACGGCGTGCGCCTGTGCGTGCTGATGGCTGTACTGGCGGCGGGCGCCCTGGTGCAGCCCGCGCCCCCGGCTGATCCCGCTGGCCCCGGGGTGCAGCGAGCAGAGGAGGCGCCCCGGAGGCCGCTGAGGGCAGTTCAGAGGGTGGACGGCGAGCCCCGAGCGCACCTGGGAGCGCTGCTGGCCAGATATATCCAGCAGGCCCGGAAAG TTCCTTCTGGCCGGATGTCTATCATTAAGAACCTGCAGGGCCTGGACCCCAGCCACAGGATAAGCGACCGGGACTATATGGGCTGGATGGATTTTGGCCGCCGTAGTGCCGAGGAGTATGAGTACCCCTCCTAG